Genomic segment of Populus nigra chromosome 14, ddPopNigr1.1, whole genome shotgun sequence:
ATAATTCaaaggttttttcttcttcttcttctttcagacACTGGAGTAATGAGTGGAGCCATGATATTCATAAAAGATGAACTGAAAATCCATGACACGGAAGTGGAAATCCTTGCCGGAATCTTAAACATATGTGCCCTGTTCGGTTCTCTTCTTGCTGGAAGAACTTCTGATTATATTGGCAGGCGGTACACAATTTTTGCAGCCAGCATCATCTTCATGCTTGGTTCAGTCCTGATGGGGTACGCTCCGAATTATGGTGTCCTGATGACAGGGAGATGCATTGCTGGGATTGGTGTAGGCTTTGCTCTGATGATTGCTCCTGTATATTCGGCAGAAGTTTCATCGCCATCGTACCGAGGCTTTTTGACATGTCTACCGGAGCTTGGAATAAGTATTGGTGTTTTACTTGGCTACATATCGAATGTTGCTTTCGGAGGATTGAGCCTGAAGCTTGGTTGGAGGATAATGCTTGGTATTGCAGCTATACCTTCACTCGCCTTGGCCTTTGGCATCCTAAAAATGCCAGAGTCTCCAAGGTGGTTAGTAATGCAAGGTCGTTTAGGAGAAGCCAAGAAAATCTTGCGCAGAGTATCCAACTCCGAAGAAGAAGCTGAAACCCGTCTTCGCGACATAAAAGAAGTAGCTGGGATTGATGTGAATTGCAACGATGACTTTGTCAAGCCCGATCCCCTGAAGAAAACTCACGGGGAAGGGGTTTGGAAAGAGCTAATTATAAGGCCAACACCAGCAGTCCGTTGGATACTGATCGCCGCGGTCGGAATCCATTTCTTTGAGCATGCAGTTGGAATTGAAGCAGTTATTTTATACAGTCCTAGAATCTTTAAGAAAGCCGGTATAGTTGGCAAGGAAAAGCTCTTGCGTGCAAGTGTTGGCGTGGGGCTTACAAAGTTCGTATTTGTATTCATTTCCACTTTCTTGGTGGATAGAGTGGGGAGAAGGCGCCTTCTTCTTGTTAGCACAGCAGGTATCATAGCAGCCCTGGCAGTATTAGGAACTTGCTTGACTATAGTGGAGCATCACCATGGAGGGCAGCTGGTGTGGGCGCTCAGCCTTTGCATTATTTCTACTTATACGTTTGTAGCTTTCTTTAATATTGGACTTGCACCTGTGACATGGGTGTACAGCTCGGAGATATTCCCCCTGAAGCTAAGAGCACAAGGGTATAGCATTGGGGTTGCTGTGAATAGACTCATGAATGCCACTATTTCCATGAGTTTTATTTCGCTCTATGAAGCAATCACCATTGGAGGAGCCTTCTTCTTGTTTGCTGGCATCGCTGTGCTTGCCtggtttttcttctatttccTATTCCCAGAGACCAAAGGAAGGTCCTTGGAAGACATAGAAGAGCTGTTTAGCAAGGGTATAAGTGGTAGAGCTGAGGCTGTAAAGAGTGATATGTAGCGTGGTAATAAAGTAGTGTAGCCTAAATTAGTAATCTTAATTTAGAGCAAATTAAACAAGCAAAAACTTGCTTTGTTATTGCTGTTATATATTACTTGTTAAATTACAATAACCTCCACAAGGTATTATAGAATTACAATCAAcctaaaattttttaacatttctcaGCCCCCCAATACCATAATTGCTCTTAATGACCgtttagaaaacaataaattaaaattttaagtaacgaagaaaaatattaattcttttacaaaagaattatataaattattaagagTTTTGagtctaattatttttttaataacaattaaaGTTAATTATTGCTGGCTATAAAAAGGATTTTCTATCTCTCGGACCAAATCATTGCCTTCGATTGTCATTAAATCCCCCTTTTTACAAATCACATCGTTTTATACGTGAATCAAGTCGAATCATGATCGTAAGATTctaacaactatttttttcccttttaatatcaaatcccatattaattccttaaaacaaaaaatccaagagttaatttttttttctagaatagtACAgtgagataaaatattttttaaaccagcTCAATTGCAGTTATTATACGCATAGATAACACATGCgcaattaaattagttgagtCTCAAAAGTgtatattttataaagaattaataactataaaataaataaaaataattcaattaccATAAAAAGGATGACATTGCACAAAAAGATAAGAgatgagagaaagagaaaaaaaaacgacGTGTTCTTAATATATTAAAGCTTTGATGATAACACTTTCATTactatcataattatatttataagttGAATTCATAGATATTATGAAAAGTTAATTTCAGAGCTAATAATGAGTCATAcatatcatttaaaaacaacGACATGCTTATTTGTTGACACCTCATCATCAATTTGAAGTTGactttctataatatttttgaatttcactcgttaatatatttatgatagTACTAGAAATGTTATTATTGAAGTTTTGGTATGTCTACAACGCatcattctttctttccttttttttttctttttcatcacttgtttttttatgtcataTCATCTCTTTGATAAGCACTGAATTATTTGTGTTCATTGTATAGTTATTGATTCAAAATATGAATGATGACTTTTGAGAGCATGAATTAACTTGTTGGATAAGGAAAATTTGAGTTGCTAGATGCTACATGCCCAACATATCTACATATGTAACACATCTAGTTATTATCGAACATCGGTGTTAGgtttggaaattattttttcattgctagtttgtgaaatattttatctcactagaaaaaaaaaaaaaaactcaaaattcgAACAACATGATCATGAGTAATTGATGCAAGAcaactctctgtttttttcgcTTTCTTTTGTCTTAGAGTATGATGTTCATCCTTGGCATGCTTTGGTCTCCATTCTATAAGTGACATGAAGTTTGCGCCATCCCTCGTATGTCAATATGGAAGAGCCTAGCGGTAGACGGGGATTGCTGCAGCTTATGATCTGACAGAAGCATACATGAGAAAAACAACAAGCTTCTCCCAATCCTGTATCTGCTTCATCACTATTGCTTGGGTGTTTTGTATATGTACGGTAAGTAATGTCAGCTAGCTGTCTATTTTTAGTGGGAAATCCAAGAATTGGCAAGAATGGTCCACGAAACATTCTTCATCTTTCAAGTTCTACCCTTGTTCAACGAAATATTTTTGCCTCTAGCCAGGAGAAAATTTGGCAGCATCATTGTGGATTGctcctctaaaaaaaattcttcagcAATATTTATGGGGGTTGGTCCCCTAAAATAGAAACTTGTAAACAATCAAAATCTGCTATTGATCATGCCCACATGACACCTACAAGCAAGGCCAGCCTTTAGGCAAGTCTCTTTTTACCAATTGTCCTCGCATTTTTTCCTGTTTACCGTCCTTGGTAAATGCATGAGAAAAGAGAGAACGTATAGCATTTGACTCTCAATTCTTGTTCCTCCCCCTTTCTCTTGACTCTCTAACCAACATTCTATCATTCTCTAAGCCCTCTATTTCTGTACTTTTCATCATGAGGAAACTCTGTCCAAATATTGATAGAGAAGATGGCCTTGAGACTGTTCTTGAGATCCCAATACCGGAAGAAATGTACACTAACATGGGTAGCAATGCCGAATTACGCTGGCAAAATATGCTTACATGGATGAGGGCTCAAACTTCCGAAAAATTGTCACAACCGGTCATTGCAGCGCGAATTAATGAGCTAAGATTCCTTCTTTACATGGTTGGATCTCCTCTTATTCCTCTTCAAGTGCAAGTTGGCCATTCGGTTCACAAACCTGTCAAAGATTGTTCAATTGTGAGAGGGTTTTATAGAAACATCCATATCTctctgaaatttttattttacaccaGAATTATTGTTTATAGAAAAATGAGCAATTGCATTACGAGTATTGccatgatttttctaagaaaatgaCAGTGTTACAATGTTTTTTGGCAGCAAGCTTCAACAGCCAAATATATTGTGCAACAATACATTGCAGCTACAGGAGGACAAGCAGCATTAAACGCAGTGCACAGCATGTGCGTAACTGGTGAGGTGAAAATTAAGGCATCAGAATTTCATGAAGGAGAGCAGACCATAAACGTGAAAGGCAGCGAGGAAACAGGTGGATTTGTGCTTTGGCAGAAAGATCCGGACTTGTGGATGTTAGAGCTTCTTGTGTCAGGATGTAAGATGATATGTGGAAGCAATGGCAAGATCTCATGGAGGCATTCTTCTAATCAACGAAAGCCGATTTCAAAGGGTCCTCCTAGACCCTTGCGCCGATTCTTGCAGGTTAGGATCTTTACTTTGATTTACATTTTGTAGCATCAATCATATACTAGACTGTGAAAGTTTATGTAGAATGTATGCATTAGAATTTTCTGTCCTCTGATTTCGTCCGATTAATTAGTTCTAACACGGTAAGTTATGGCAGGGATTGGATCCCAGGTCCACAGCAAACTTATTTATAGATGCAACCTGCATTGGAGAGAAACTAATAAAAGATGAGGACTGCTTTATACTCAAGCTAGAGACAAGTCCGGCAATTCGGGAGGCGCAAAGTGGTCCTAACTACGAGATAATTCACCATACAATGTGGGGATACTTTAGCCAGAGGTCAGGCCTCTTGATTCAATTTGAGGACTCAAGGCTGATAGGATTGAGAACGAAAGACGGTGAGGATATATTTTGGGAGACGAGCGCAGAATCGATAATGGATGATTATAGGTACGTCGACGGTGTCAACATAGCACATAGTGGTCAGACTCGTGTCACGGTCTTCAGATACGGAGAGCAATCTGCAAACCACAAGAGAGAAATGGAAGAACACTGGAAGATTGATGAGGTAGATTTTAACATATGGGGTTTGACAACAGAGCAGTTTCTACCTCCTTCAGACCTTGAATTATGAGAAACAATGGCTGAACATTACAATTGAAGTGAGATTCTTGTTTGTTGTTTATGAGAAGAAATGAGTAAGCAAATAATTGTGTAAAGACCACCAGCAAAGTGAGAAAAAGAATTGTATTGACACAAGGAAATATAGAAGTTGATAACATACGTATTAATCTGCAGAAAAAGTTTCGTTTTTGTAAGAAGGTTTGCAGGGAAAATGGGATAATTAGTTCTGTCCATTTAATCCTTAATTTAGCCAGTGGCAATAAGCAAAATTTATGAAGCACAAGATCCATAATGTCTTAATGCAGATATTATTAATCCTAATCCTAGTGCTTAAATATTAATCATTCTCTAGAACACCTGAATTCATCCtttcaaactaataattataattaatgactCGGAGATCTATATCCCCCGCCACCTGCCCACATCAAGATAAGGCCCATTAAAGGTATAACCTTAAAGTTTTAATGGATAATGAAGGTTATTCTTATATCCATGACCTATGTTTGGATTGCTCATTGCtccaattttaaattaattgttcaACTCTCCACGTCACAGGACTGGAGGCAAGGCCCATAAAAGGCATAGGTTTAAAGTTTTAATCGATCATTAAGCTTATTCGTGTtacaatctatattttttttttttttttttttttattattgtgggtgtccgggtcagcttgcgcgcacctcgactaatcccacgggccctgaagttaacgaccatgtaagcctctagtggccatcatatgagcagccatagggtttgaacctgagacctaagagggagcaaaccccttagtcccaagctcttaccactaggccactaCCTAGATGGTTTACaatctatatattaattatatatgatattgattttgtttgtagaaatatatttaattattaataaaaacttatttatttttagtatttatcaaatatttgattaatgaatctaaagtAAATATAAAGTCATAGGGATAAAaatgttttgtaaagaaaattataaagttattataattgtGAGATTTCAATTGCATCAAAGTATTGTTCCTGAATGTTCatgattaatgttttattaagaATGAACGTTAATTAGAATTGTTGAGATGGATACATATTAtggtcttttttatataaaataaaataattgttttcataAGTTGAAATATAAGAGATTACTTATAACTAACATTTAGATGCTTGTCAGATGACATATATACTGAATTAACCTGCatgaaaatttcatataaaagacCATTTATGTCTATCAAAAGGTTTATTTAAGGATTGTGTAAGTGATCATTAAACTtgaaatcactaagttatcttttatatatatatatatatatatatatatataagaaattctGTTTTAACTCTACTACACGTTGTCCTAATGAAGAGTAACAAACAGAAagatattgggtataacatgaattagaattatataaatgtatttaaataatcaaaagatgATTAATCATTctaggtgaattagaaaaaatattttatttattcttaaatagtGTTGATTGCACAAGGtggaatgaaatttaaaagagtttaagatcttattcaaataataaataactatGGTGttaagaacaaacatgatttgatagaGTAAATATACTCTGATGaaataactttttcttttttacatcaattcctcaaaatcattaaaaagcactaaaaaacataaatttatgttttttccaaAGCAAACACAACTAAACATAGTTGaaaacacaatatcaaataaaaatcataaaaatatatgttccaAGAACATTTAATGATTAATTTGAGGAGTTAGTCTAATGgttaataaaaattgtttttttacttgatttcttGGGTTTCAACTTTGAAACCATCACtaagaaaatttaataattttctcaaataCATTGTATAAATATAGGaaatataattaagattatttgataaaaaaaaattagtcttaGTTGATATACAAGGGAAAATTTTATGGTACTGTACGAATAACTAGTGatattatattagttattttctaagtttatattgaataaaaaaataaatagaaagaagagagtgaataaaaatcatgatctacaaaaaataataaaaatatctttacataaattatttttatttatttttttctttaaagtatatttaaaaaataactaataaaatatcattaattatttttcgaGTATCATAAAACTTCTTAAAATATGAgttaaacttaaaatattttcaacatcaaaatgaaaagaaaaacactacaacactgtaattttatttttattttttaaacaaaagcaGTGCTTACTATATTTTGTCCTTCTAAGCTTTTTTTAGTAATTCCTAGTTATCCCTAACTTTCAATTTCCTGAATTGGAAGCAAAAGAATCTTTCCTTTGAAACGTGAGCAAAGACACTCTTTCATTCCACaccgacgacgacgacgacgagaGAGGGAAATTTTTGGATGGGTCCATGCACATAAATAATATCACCCAATAAGGCAACGCCCCCTCCACAATGCAGAAAGCAATCGAACGGTGTCGTCCTTTGTCGGTTGCCTAAGATGAGGCTCAGTAACCAACCCTTTCCAAAAAGGTTGACTCCTCAATAAATCAACGGCCAGTAAATCCCCGCCACGACACCATCACCGAGTGTCAATCCAGTGCGGGGATACACGAAACATACAGAAACTGTTATCTACAAATGAGTCCCTTAATTATGTGGTTGATTTTACATCAGCTCAAAATGACAATTCTTTTGCAATTCTACCACCACCAAATTGTTACTTACCTAATATAAATTCCGGTTACATTTTCAAGGTTCGAAAAACTTTTAGTACTGCAATGGAGACATTCATAAAAGTTCATTCTAGTCCatgtaattttcaaaacaatattagtccctgtattttatttatagttacAAAGTGGTCtttatttgaaatttgtttgtCCCCGTGCTATATAAAATTTACAATCTAGTCTTATGATGAACATTGTTTTACAATCAGGTTCCTGCAAGACTACTCTTCATTATATACTGttaattacataatattttttatgtaataaatgaattaaatatacaaatgaactcttttttaaataaataaataaaaatttcaactcTTAAGAGGAGACTGTAACTTACCACTTCTCACTGCCTCTCTACCTATGGGTAGATTGGTACttcattaacaatttatttgatAGACGATAGGAAttggatttttcttgtttgatacTCAAAattgcattatatatatatatatatatatatatatatatatataatttattttaaaaaatcaagatcacATTTACTCTGAAATTGCTGCATTAATTTTCTAGCCGatataattgatttgatttgttagcagtaaatgaaacaaataaagaattatcttaattttctaAACTTTAGTGCTCTTCTATAGGTGGAATGGTTAGTTTGCTTTGATTTAGAGTTTGAATACCAATTTGAAGCCATCATCATAGTTGGGGGACTGACATTGTATTTAACCCGAGCAGATACTTACCCCTCCCTTTCCTATAACAAAGTCCCTCTCCATCACAGCGGTCGATTAATAAAAACACGCTCTTCCTTCCTGAACCCACCTCCATCTCTCCCACTGAAAACACACACCGAAACAAGCTatttcaatataataataataataataaaaggaaaaggaaaacccTAGAGTAGAGTAAAAATAAATCGAGATGAAGGAAGATGATTCGCTTCCAACGACAACATCACTAAGCGTGAAAAAGGAAACCTCCGATTCCGTTCTATTCGGCAAAGGCCGTTACAAGTTCTGGGCTCTAGCAGCCATTTTGTTATTAGCATTCTGGTCAATGCTCACTGGCACCGTCACTCTCCGCTGGTCTGCCGGAAATCTCAACAGCCTCGTCGACGACATCGACACTCCCATTCGCGACGATCTCGATGTCCTAGTCAGTACACAGAACTATttctgggtttttattttttatttttttaaaattttgatttatgaatttattttgattggtgAATTGTAAATAACTGTAGGAAATGGAGGACAGAGAGAAAGTGGTGAAGCATATGTGGGATATATACACGAATAGCCGTCGGATCAGATTACCAAAATTTTGGCAAGAGGCATTCGAAGCTGCTTATGAAGAGTTGACTAGTGACGCATCAGATGTTAAAGAGGCTGCCATCGCTGAGATCGCTAAGATGTCTATTCGGTCTATTGATCTTGATCCGCTTCCGGTTCAATCTACGGTGAGgacttcttttttccttttttaggtTCTTGTGATTTTGCATTTTAATGTTCAGTTTCCGCAAAtgaactttttttctctttttttttgattgAAACTGTATACAAAGTAGCCAGGGTAGTGTTGACATTGATCTTgtgattattgattttgatttgaattgaaagcgGAAGCATGTTGTCGGTGGTTGATTCGGGGTTAGGAGGTGGGTTTGCTTTGTGATTTTACTTATTGGTCAAAGTTTTAGTGTAGAAAAGTCTGAGTGATGTGATAGAAAACCTTACTGAAGTTAGACTTGTAGTTTGCATTGGTATATTTTAGAAAAAGTGGGCTTAATCGAGCTCATTGTTCATTTAGGAAGAATTTTGATAAGCTGgtgtatataatattttattgaaagaattattcattttttattttaaataaagaagtgatttattgaaagaaagatACGGAACAAGATGCTGCGGCTACAGATATTGTTGCGAGGAAGGAAATAAGTGTAATATCGTATACAAAGGCATGCAAAAGAAACTCATATGAGAGAAGCAGAGCAAAGAATGGCAGATCCGTAATAGAAGAAATGTAGAGACTCATCGGGAATGGTGTGAAAAGAAAGGCTGATCCtgatagtaataataaactAGGGTAAATTTCATGAGATAAAATTGAGTGTGGACTAAGATTGCTAAGATGTCTATTTGGTCTATTGATTTCAGTGGATCTACCTCCTGTCCAATCAATGGCGGTGATTTATTTTCTTAGGTTTTTGTAAAACTGCTTTTAATCCTTTTTAATTGTTCAGTTAATTGAAATCTTGATTTGTTAGCGAAAACATTTTTATACTTTTGAATGCTGAGAGATAACCCAGTTATTGGAACACTCTGTTCAAAACAGTAATGGTAATGTTGGCTTTAATCTCAGGATGATAGGTGTTATGGTTTGAAATCTTTGGCAAACTTTTAGCCATTCAAAAATAGACAATGGATTGTTGTCTGTTAATACCCCACTGTATCCCTTAACATGCCAAATATTGCATTGCATCAAAAAGGTGTGGATCCTTTGAAGTTAGGGGCAAATTTGATATTTGCAATTCTTGACTATCTTTTTAACAATTGCTAAATGAATGTGTGAAACTCAAAATGGAATCATATTAGGGACCACAGGGAGCATTCGTTCTTTccattttcattgaattttggTTCTACATAAATTGTCAATGTTTTGCTGGTGGCAAGAGTTTCAATGTGACAATACCTTTTGTTTTGCCTGCTTTTtccaaattttattcaattcttTTACCATTGTACTTGAGGAAATTATTAAGGTTTTTGTTTGTGTGCTATCCTTTGATACAGACATTTGCTTGTTTATTCTGTTCGGATTGTTCTGCGGAAGCCTCTTTTTCTTAAGCAAAATATTTCCCAGCTGAAAATTTGTTCACGGTAGCCTACTTTAGATGACAGTCATCTCAGCTGGACATTTTCAATGTTTTATCAACAGAAGCTACAAACGCTAGGTCTAGATGTTTAGCAGCTTTTCCTATCTGATTGCTGGAGTGGTTAAGCCCCGTTGGATGTTGTGTGCTCACATAAACTTAACCAGAAGTTGGTATTTGGTTGGTGAACTTGTTGAATTAGTTCCTGATGAGATCCTAGGTGCGTGGGTATCCTTGTGCTGTGTGGGTGGAAATTTTGAATTGTGATTATAGGAGGCCTATAGTTTGTATAGCTTCTAAGAATAAATCTTCTATACAATTTCTCACCAGGCTAATTATGATCCCTGTTATTGAGATTCAATGTGTAGTTCATTATTGTAGATGAATTCTATAAGTCATCTTTGGCCATGCCTTCAATCTGACAAACTGGATTCCAGTTATCTTGGacttccttttatatttatgcCATTGTTTAGTGTAATCATGAGGCGGGTCTGTGAAAACCTAGTATGCAATGGAGTGAGGAAAAGTTCAGATCATTCTATCACAATGTCCACAACAGCAAATGCTTGATCAGGGAGTTTCTAAGTTGCATGATATTTTGAAGTGAAAGCAAGTTTTGGATTAGGGTAGGGGTTGTGGTGAGGACTAAGTGGAACTTCATCACTCCGAGTGGGCTTCCATCTCCCTGTTTGTACTGTTTGACTAGGTATTCATCTGTGAAATTTATTATTGCCTTATGTTTCATGAAccagagaaataaaaagaaggaaTAGAAACATTGTAGGACTGTTAGCTGCTATCTAAATTCTAATCctattttgaatttatgcaaTCTTGTGATTGTGTTGGAGTTGGGGTTAATTTGTTGTGCCTCTCTTCTTTGCTCGCTACCTGTTCCTGACTTCAGAGATGTATCATTGCCATCCCA
This window contains:
- the LOC133673464 gene encoding probable polyol transporter 3 codes for the protein MVSIEGGGGQNQQKLNMYAAGCAIVASMISIIFGYDTGVMSGAMIFIKDELKIHDTEVEILAGILNICALFGSLLAGRTSDYIGRRYTIFAASIIFMLGSVLMGYAPNYGVLMTGRCIAGIGVGFALMIAPVYSAEVSSPSYRGFLTCLPELGISIGVLLGYISNVAFGGLSLKLGWRIMLGIAAIPSLALAFGILKMPESPRWLVMQGRLGEAKKILRRVSNSEEEAETRLRDIKEVAGIDVNCNDDFVKPDPLKKTHGEGVWKELIIRPTPAVRWILIAAVGIHFFEHAVGIEAVILYSPRIFKKAGIVGKEKLLRASVGVGLTKFVFVFISTFLVDRVGRRRLLLVSTAGIIAALAVLGTCLTIVEHHHGGQLVWALSLCIISTYTFVAFFNIGLAPVTWVYSSEIFPLKLRAQGYSIGVAVNRLMNATISMSFISLYEAITIGGAFFLFAGIAVLAWFFFYFLFPETKGRSLEDIEELFSKGISGRAEAVKSDM
- the LOC133672870 gene encoding uncharacterized protein LOC133672870, yielding MRKLCPNIDREDGLETVLEIPIPEEMYTNMGSNAELRWQNMLTWMRAQTSEKLSQPVIAARINELRFLLYMVGSPLIPLQVQVGHSVHKPVKDCSIQASTAKYIVQQYIAATGGQAALNAVHSMCVTGEVKIKASEFHEGEQTINVKGSEETGGFVLWQKDPDLWMLELLVSGCKMICGSNGKISWRHSSNQRKPISKGPPRPLRRFLQGLDPRSTANLFIDATCIGEKLIKDEDCFILKLETSPAIREAQSGPNYEIIHHTMWGYFSQRSGLLIQFEDSRLIGLRTKDGEDIFWETSAESIMDDYRYVDGVNIAHSGQTRVTVFRYGEQSANHKREMEEHWKIDEVDFNIWGLTTEQFLPPSDLEL
- the LOC133673465 gene encoding uncharacterized protein LOC133673465, with amino-acid sequence MKEDDSLPTTTSLSVKKETSDSVLFGKGRYKFWALAAILLLAFWSMLTGTVTLRWSAGNLNSLVDDIDTPIRDDLDVLEMEDREKVVKHMWDIYTNSRRIRLPKFWQEAFEAAYEELTSDASDVKEAAIAEIAKMSIRSIDLDPLPVQSTRARELSKSLKLAAVASKGSGH